In Mycolicibacter virginiensis, the DNA window CCGTCCGAACCTCAAGCGGTTCGTGGAGAAGTGCCAGACGTTCAAGCAGACCTTCGAACAGGGTGGTCGCTCGGTGACCACCGACATCCAGATGAACCCGCTGGATGCGGACGGGGTGCCGCCATGGGCGGTCGCGACCGTGATCACCAGTGCCAGCAAGGCCGCCATCCGGTTGCCGATCTCGATCACCGCCTCCACCATCTCCGGCTACTACCGCGGGGTGCTCGTCGTGGCGACCAGCAACGACATCGGGTTGCGGGTGGAGAGCGACGGATCCGATGACGCCACGCACGCCGAGGACCTGGTGAAGCTGTTCAACACGCAGATCGAGAAGCTCGAAGCCGCGCAGTAGCTGCGTCCTCCCCCCAGATGCCACGTGGGCCCCACCGGCCCCGTGGCGGAACCATGTGGTGCTGTTCGAATTCGGCTATCGCATGCGCTATCGCCTGTTGGTGGGCCAGGTGGTGATAGCGCCGCCGATATCCGAATCGAACAGCACACTATGTCGGGCCGACGGTGCGCACGGGGCCGGTGTTGCGCGAGCGGCCTATGGGCGCTGGTCTGCTTCGCCCGACTCCATCGGCTGGGCTTATTGCGGTGGCCCGCTGCCCTCGACTCCGTCGAGCTTGCGACCACCGCGGGCGACCACCGCGGGCGACCACCGCGGGCGACCACCGCGGGCGACCACCGCCGTGGCCGCCAGGACCGCCACCGAAATCAGGGCCGCCAGCTGTACCCCCGCCGAATGGCCGGCATAGCCGTCCACCGACCGCCAGGGATGCCGGCACAGGATTGCACCCGCCGTGATCAGGCCGCCGGCGCTCAATCCAAGCCGGGCCACATCGAATGCGCGCTGCCTATGCCGCAATGCGAACAGCAGCACCATCGCGGCGCCGAACACCGCCGCCCCCGCGGTCCCGGCGATCAAGAAGCCGACCGTCAGCGCACCGGTCGCCGCCGCGCGCCGGCTCGGCCCCCACGGCGCTACCGGCGGGCCGGGATCGCGGACCCGCCGCACTGGCCACCAGGCCAGCAACGCGAGCAGCGGTAGCAGAGCCAGTCCGCCGGCCATCCCGAGCCGGTACATCCGATTGGGCCCAAACGTCAGCGTGATCGGCCCATCGGTTCCCGCGGGCAGCACAAAGCCCTGCTGCCATCCATTGACCGCCACCGGAGCCAAGCGTGTGCCGTCCGAGGTGCGCGCCACCCACCCGCCGTTGATGCTCTCCGGAACGACCAGCACCCGAGCGGATGGCGCGGGGGGCACCGTCACCTCACGCCGGTCCGCGCTCCACGTGCCGAGCACCGCCGGTGAGGTCGCGGCCGCTCCCGTGGCCGCTGACGGCCCCGACAGCGTCGCGCCGTCGACGACGAATGCCGGTCCCGGGCTGATCATCAATTCCTGCGCGCCGGGCGGCAACGCGATCGGACGCAGATCGCACGCCTGCGCCGCCACCGGCCTGTCGTCGAGCAGCGCGCCGACAGTGGTGGAGATCGAAGTGTGCACGAACCGGCCGGCGATCGCGATGATCGGCCCATGGTCGCAGTCGACGTGGACCGCACGTGACCGGTTGCGGGCGTGATCGGCGGGGGCAACGGGACGTCCGTCGGCGCCGAGCACACTGACCTCGGCCAGCCCCGGCGGCTTGAGCTGATCGAAGCCGATCGCGGTGCGGTCGATCACGTCCTCCCACCCCAGCAGGCTGATCGTGACCGTGTCGGTGACCCGCGGCAGCAAGCGCACCTGCTGATCGTCGGATTCCCCCAGCTCCCGGACCTGAGGGCCGGAGCCCAGGTCCACGGCCACCAGCGTGGGATGCGCCGGCAGCGGGGACTGACTGGGCGTGAACCGCACGCCGGTCACCTTGACCGGCCGCGGCAGCGTGATGGTCAGGGTCGGCGGGGATCGGTGCGCGACCACTCGCTGCGACGCCGTCCACGCCGTGCCCGGGTCACCATCGGCCGCGGCATACGCCGACCCCTGCACGTCGAGCACGTCGGCGTCACCGTGGGCCCGCAAGGCGCCCGGATCAGCGATCAGGTCGACCAGGTTCGGGCCCTGACGAGGCCGCACCCACACGGTGGGGGTCACCGACATGGGCCGCGGCACGTTCAGGGTGCGGCTGAAGCTGGCGGGCTCCTCGGGCTCCAGCATCATCGACGCGGCGCAGCGCACCGCGCCGTCGGCTGTCGCGCAGCCGGTCCGGCCCGGCAAGCCCGCACCCAGGTCCCACTGCGCCACTTGAGCGCCTGCGGGCGGTGCGGGAACCAGCGCCGTGTGGCGCAGGTCGACCGGATGCGCGAAGCCCGAAGCGTCGTACTGGGTGATCGCCAAATCGGTGATGCCGAACTGCACGCCGGGGGAGCCGTCGTCGGTGCCGGACGCGGTGATCCGCACCCAGGGTGTTTCGCCGTAAGGCAGCGCAGCGATCAGGGGCTCACCGGCGCGGTCGAACCGCAACGTGGTGGTGCCGTTGATCGTGGAGATCTGTATCCGCCGCACCTGCGCGCCGACGGCCGTCGCACTGGGCGTCAAGGTGATGGTGCCGTTGGTCAGCGGGTGGTCGAAGTCCACCTGCAGCCATTGGCCGACCGCCGACTGCAGGGCGTTGGACACCCAGGCGGTTCCCGAGTCGCCGTCGATGGCGGCGGCCGGTGAGGTCGACGGCGCGACATCGGGCAGCGTGGTGGCGTCCGAGGACGAGCTGGACGCGGTCAGCCGGCCGCCGAGCCAGCCGCCGAACACCGTGCTGGCGCCGGGGGTCGGATAGTCCGGCACCCGGCTGTGGGTGTGCCGGGCGTCGCCGGCTGCGCGGATCGTCGACGAATGATCATCGACCCGCCCGTAGTCGGTTTCGCGAGCCAGGGGGGTGTCGGTGACGGTGACCACCGGTGTGCCCAAATCCGCGCGCCGGGCATCGGCGGTCATCAGCACGGGGCCCCGCGCCGGCTCTCCGCGTAATCGGCGGTGTTCGTCGAGTCGCAGCAACACCTCCGGGCCGCCGTCGACCCGCGGCATCGCGTCAAGGTCGGTCAGGTACGGCGCTCCCGGGTTTGCGTCGGCCGCGGGATCGCCGACCCGGTAGATCTCGATCGCCGGATAGGCCGGCCGCAGGCCGCTGTCGGCGACGAATCCCCGCACGGTGCCTGACCCGACGGGATCGCCGAACTGGGCCACCCGCTGCAATCCCGGTGAGCCGTCGACCGCGCGGTGCACCAGCAGTGGCCGGGCCGAGCGGGAGTTGTCGGGGTCCAGGTCGTTGCGCACCACCAGGTAGGAGATGCCTTGTCGGATCAGGGTGTCGGCCAGCCCTGCCGACGGGCGGCCGGCGGCGAACAGGCGCTGAACCGAGTCGAGCGCCCGAATGGTTTGCGGCGGCGTCAGCGGGATCGAGTCGCGCACTCCCCACGGGCCGGCTTCGAGGACCTGCAACGGTTCGTCGTGGCTGGTGCCCCAGGTCTGAGTGGCAAACGGCGCCCCCGGTGCCACCAGCACCCGGCCGGGGGTGGGGCCGCCGTTGTTGTGCTCGGCGAGCCAAGCCGCGGCGTCGCGCCAATACTGCGGCAGTGCGCTGAATGTTCCCGGCGGCGTGAGCCGCCCGGTCCAGGCCAGTGACGTCGAGACCATCAGCGCCGTCAGGACCACCAGACCGACCGCGGCCGACTTGTGGTGTTCGGGATGGACGAACGCGCGCCGCCACACCAGTGCCGGCGCGCTGCCCGGCAGCGGGATGCGGCCCAGCAGATGGGTGAGCCCCAAAACCAGCGGGATACGGATCACCGACTCGAGTTTGTGCAGGTTGCGCAGCGGCGCCCCGGCGCCGTCCAGGAAGGCCTGCACCGAGTGGGCCAGCGGCGAGCCGAGCCCACCGGCATAGCCGATAGCCAGCAGCGTCACCCCGATCAGCAGCATGGTGACCAGCCGTCCGGCGCCGGGCAAGCGCCGAGACAGCATGCCGGTCAGTCCGGCCAGACCCGCGGCCGCCACCAGGCAGGTACCCAGGACCATCACCGGACGTGTGACCAGCGGTGCCCCGGCCGTGGCATTCGGCGCGACGAACGGTGTCCAGCTGTGGGTGCCGCGCAGCATCTCGGTCAGCGACGTCCACCGGGTGGTGACGCCGGCCGATTCGATGAAGTCCAGGAACGGCGGGCTGACTCGGCCGAGCAGCAGCAGGGCCACCACCCACCAGGTGACCGCTAAGGCCAGCGCCAGCAGCCACCAGCCGGTGAACCGCCACCAGCGCCGGTTCGGGCGATGACACAGCCACCAGATGATCGCCGGCAGGCACCCCGCGAGCGTCGCGACCGCGTTTACCGCGCCCATCAACGCAACCGCGACCCCTGCCTGGCCAGCCAGCACCCGTGCGGACCGCTCCGCGGTGTCCGGGCCGGGATCACGTGGCGCCCCCAACGCCCGGATGACCGGCAGCAACACCCAGGGGGCCAGCATCATCGGCAGTGTCTCGGAAGAGATGGAACCCAACGTGGTGAGCACTCGTGGCGACAGGGCGAATGCGGTGGCGCCGATCAACCGTGCCGTCGGGGTCCCGATCCGCAACGTCTCGGCGACCCGCAGCAGGCCCCAGAACCCCACCGTGAGCAGTACCGCCCACCACAACCGCTGAACGATCCAGCCGGGCAGCCCCAGCAGATCACCGGCCAGGAAGAAGGTGCCATGCGGGAACAGGTAGCCATACGCCTGGTTCTGCACCTGGCCGAACGGCAGTTCGCTGCTCCACAGGTTGGCGGCACGAGCCAGAAACCGCAGCGGAGCGATGGTCAGATCGAGCTTGGTGTCCGGCGAGATCCGTCCGGGCGCCTGCAGCAGGCTGAAAGTCAGGGAGACGGCGCCGACCAGCCACAACCAGCGCCGGGACAACGGTGTTACAGCCTGCGGCTTTGCCGGCGGACGGTCGGGCGTTGCCGGCGTCCGCAGGTCAGCCGCGGTTGCCGTATTCCACCCTGTTCAGCACCGAGGACTGCGGGTCGCCACCGGCGATCTGCGGCTTGGTGTCTTGTTGCACCATCAGCGTGACCCCGAAGACGGCCGCCGCACCCAGCAATACCCCCACGACGATGCTTATGGCGGCCGGCACCACGAACCGAGGCATGGTCAGGCTCCTTCTGCACTCTCGTGACGTAGGTCAGGGGCGCCATCAACATCAGCCCCCGCTTGGGCCCCGACCGCCAACGTAGCACGTGGGCCTTCATGAGCCCGGCGGTTCAGTGAGGCTCGACGTAGGAGAGGCGATGCTGGGACCGCCGCATGAGCCCGGCGGTTCAGTGAGGCTCGACGTAGGAGAGGCGATGCTGGGACCGCCGCATGAGCCCGGCGGTTCAGTGAGGCTCGACGTAGGAGAGGCGACGCTGGGACCGCCGCATGAGCCCGGCGGTTCCGGCCGTGACAGCATGGTGCGATGCCTGGATCGCTGACTCGACAACTGCCCGGTCTGCTGCTGGCCGCCGCGGTGCTGCCGGCACTCGTCACGTCGTGCTCGCACCGTGACGAGACGCCCGCACCGTCGGCTGACGCCGGGGCGTCGCCTACTGCGACGGCCTCCGCGCCGGTGGATCCGGTGTGTGCACAGGTGTCGGCCCTCTCGGTCCGCGACAAGCTGGCACAGCTGGTGATGGTGGGGGTCCGTGATGCGGCCGACGCCCGTGCGGTGGTCACCGATCACCACGTCGGCGGCATCTTCATCGGCAGCTGGACCGAGCTGTCCATGCTCACCGACGGTTCGCTGAAGGAGATCAAGGAAAGCCAGGCGCCCACCGGCCCGCTGCCGCTGGCGGTCAGCGTGGACGAGGAGGGCGGCCGGGTGTCTCGGCTGTCGTCGCTGATCGGGAAGTCGCCGTCGGCGAAGGAGCTGGCGCAGGCCAGTAGCGCCGCGCAGGTGCGTGAGTTGGCCGCTGAGCGGGGCCGCAAAATGGCTGACCTGGGCATCACCGTCGACTTCGCGCCGGTTGTCGACGTGGTGGACGCCGACACCGACGAAGACACCGTGATCGGTGACCGTTCGTTCGGTTCGGATCCGGCCAAGGTCACCGAGTACGCCGGCGCGTATGCGCAGGGTCTGCGGGACGCCGGGCTGCTGCCGGTGCTCAAGCACTTCCCCGGCCACGGCCACGGTTCCGGTGACTCGCACACGGCCGGCGCGGTGGTCACACCGCCTCTGGCGCAGTTGCAGGACAACGACTTGGTGCCCTACCGCACCTTGGTCACCGAGGCGCCGGTGGCGGTGATGATGGGCCACCTGGAAGTGCCCGGGCTGACCGAGGATCCAGCCAGCCTGAGCCCGGCGGCGGTCAAGCTGCTGCGCACCGGCACCGACTATCACGGCCCGGCGTTCGACGGCCCGGTGTTCAGCGACGACCTGTCGTCCATGGCGGCGATCACCGAGCACTACGGGGTCGCCGAAGCGGTGCTGCGCAGCTTGGCGGCCGGTGTCGACATCGCGCTGTGGGTCACCACCGACGAGGTGCCCGCGGTGTTGGACCGGCTGGAGCAGGCGGTGTCGGCCGGCGAGCTGAAGCAGGAAGCCGTCGACGCGTCGC includes these proteins:
- a CDS encoding glycoside hydrolase family 3 N-terminal domain-containing protein — its product is MPGSLTRQLPGLLLAAAVLPALVTSCSHRDETPAPSADAGASPTATASAPVDPVCAQVSALSVRDKLAQLVMVGVRDAADARAVVTDHHVGGIFIGSWTELSMLTDGSLKEIKESQAPTGPLPLAVSVDEEGGRVSRLSSLIGKSPSAKELAQASSAAQVRELAAERGRKMADLGITVDFAPVVDVVDADTDEDTVIGDRSFGSDPAKVTEYAGAYAQGLRDAGLLPVLKHFPGHGHGSGDSHTAGAVVTPPLAQLQDNDLVPYRTLVTEAPVAVMMGHLEVPGLTEDPASLSPAAVKLLRTGTDYHGPAFDGPVFSDDLSSMAAITEHYGVAEAVLRSLAAGVDIALWVTTDEVPAVLDRLEQAVSAGELKQEAVDASLARVTAVKKPGTHCHG
- a CDS encoding alpha-(1->3)-arabinofuranosyltransferase — its product is MSRRWLWLVGAVSLTFSLLQAPGRISPDTKLDLTIAPLRFLARAANLWSSELPFGQVQNQAYGYLFPHGTFFLAGDLLGLPGWIVQRLWWAVLLTVGFWGLLRVAETLRIGTPTARLIGATAFALSPRVLTTLGSISSETLPMMLAPWVLLPVIRALGAPRDPGPDTAERSARVLAGQAGVAVALMGAVNAVATLAGCLPAIIWWLCHRPNRRWWRFTGWWLLALALAVTWWVVALLLLGRVSPPFLDFIESAGVTTRWTSLTEMLRGTHSWTPFVAPNATAGAPLVTRPVMVLGTCLVAAAGLAGLTGMLSRRLPGAGRLVTMLLIGVTLLAIGYAGGLGSPLAHSVQAFLDGAGAPLRNLHKLESVIRIPLVLGLTHLLGRIPLPGSAPALVWRRAFVHPEHHKSAAVGLVVLTALMVSTSLAWTGRLTPPGTFSALPQYWRDAAAWLAEHNNGGPTPGRVLVAPGAPFATQTWGTSHDEPLQVLEAGPWGVRDSIPLTPPQTIRALDSVQRLFAAGRPSAGLADTLIRQGISYLVVRNDLDPDNSRSARPLLVHRAVDGSPGLQRVAQFGDPVGSGTVRGFVADSGLRPAYPAIEIYRVGDPAADANPGAPYLTDLDAMPRVDGGPEVLLRLDEHRRLRGEPARGPVLMTADARRADLGTPVVTVTDTPLARETDYGRVDDHSSTIRAAGDARHTHSRVPDYPTPGASTVFGGWLGGRLTASSSSSDATTLPDVAPSTSPAAAIDGDSGTAWVSNALQSAVGQWLQVDFDHPLTNGTITLTPSATAVGAQVRRIQISTINGTTTLRFDRAGEPLIAALPYGETPWVRITASGTDDGSPGVQFGITDLAITQYDASGFAHPVDLRHTALVPAPPAGAQVAQWDLGAGLPGRTGCATADGAVRCAASMMLEPEEPASFSRTLNVPRPMSVTPTVWVRPRQGPNLVDLIADPGALRAHGDADVLDVQGSAYAAADGDPGTAWTASQRVVAHRSPPTLTITLPRPVKVTGVRFTPSQSPLPAHPTLVAVDLGSGPQVRELGESDDQQVRLLPRVTDTVTISLLGWEDVIDRTAIGFDQLKPPGLAEVSVLGADGRPVAPADHARNRSRAVHVDCDHGPIIAIAGRFVHTSISTTVGALLDDRPVAAQACDLRPIALPPGAQELMISPGPAFVVDGATLSGPSAATGAAATSPAVLGTWSADRREVTVPPAPSARVLVVPESINGGWVARTSDGTRLAPVAVNGWQQGFVLPAGTDGPITLTFGPNRMYRLGMAGGLALLPLLALLAWWPVRRVRDPGPPVAPWGPSRRAAATGALTVGFLIAGTAGAAVFGAAMVLLFALRHRQRAFDVARLGLSAGGLITAGAILCRHPWRSVDGYAGHSAGVQLAALISVAVLAATAVVARGGRPRWSPAVVARGGRKLDGVEGSGPPQ
- a CDS encoding DUF2613 domain-containing protein encodes the protein MPRFVVPAAISIVVGVLLGAAAVFGVTLMVQQDTKPQIAGGDPQSSVLNRVEYGNRG